CTTTTTCAAGGGTGGTGAAAAAAGGCTCGAAAATTCGTTTGCGGGTAGGGCCGTCCATTCCTTTGCCCGTGTCCCTGATGAGGATCCGGACGTAATCTCCCGGAAAGAGCCTGTAGGGCTGTACAAAGCTGCTTTCAAGAAAAATAGCTTCTGTTTCCACAAAAAGGCGGCCTCCTTCCGGCATTGCGTGGGTGGCGGCATTGATGAGGATATAGAGAAGGGCCTGACTGATCTGGGCCCTGTCTGCCATAACCGGGGGAAGGCCGGGGGCAAGGGTCTGCCGTACCTCCAGATTTTTACGGCTCCGGGAGAAAAGAAGGCAGGTATCTTCTACCAGCGCGTTGATGTCACAGGGACCGGGGCTGTAATCATGGTCCCGTGAAAAGCCCAGCAGTTTTCGGGTCAGATCCGCTCCGTACTGGACCTGTGTTTCTATTTTCATGAGACGTTGCCATGAAGGACTTTCGGGTTCTGTATGGAGGAGGAGCAGTGATACATTGCCCTGAATGCCCATGAGGAGGTTGTTGAAGTCGTGGGCAAGGCCTGCGGCAAGGGTGCCGATGGCTTCCAGCTTCTGTGCGTGCTGCAGCTGTTCCTGAAACATGGCCTTTTCTTTTTCCATTGCCCGTTTTGAGCGGATGTCCCTGGCAATGCCCCGGAATCCATCCAGGTTGCCCTGTGCCCTTATGGCGGAAAGGGATATTTCCAGGGGAATGCTATGTCCCTGTTTATGAAGAATATCGATATGGAGGAGCTCCCTGTTTTCTCCGATTTCCAGTATCGTGCGGAACATGGCTTCCAGCTTGCGTGCCGATTCCCTCGGGCAGAGATCCCTTGCTATTTTTCCTTGCAGAGTACTTTTGGAAAAACCGGTAATGGCACAGAGGCTGGCATTGAAAAAGGTGAGTCGGCCTTTGGTGTCTGTCTCAAAATAAATTTCGGATATGCTGCCCAGAGTCATCCGGTAGCGTTCTTCGAGTTTTTGAATGCGCCTGCGAAGTCTCCGGTTTTCACGTTGCAGTGCGGCAGTTTCCGCTTCCTGATTCATGGCCTTCCTGTCTGATTTGGTGGGAAACCGTGCTTTATGGCGCGTGTTTATAAAATGACACGGGGTACCCGGGGCATCAGTCCCGTAACGATTTCGTAGGCAATGGTTCCCATGGTATCGGCAAGGTTTTCAGCCAGAATTTCCTCCCTGCCGTCCCTGCCGATAAGGGTGACCGTATCTCCCGGGCGAACATGGGGGATGCCGCTTACATCAATCATGCTAAGGTCCATGCAGATTCGGCCCCGTAAGGGGGCTCTGTGGCCTGCCACCAGCACCTCCGCCGTATTGGAAAGCAACCTTGGAAACCCGTCTCCGTAACCGCAGGCAATGGTGGCAATGGATGATGGCTTCCGGGCCGTCCATGTCCGGCCGTAGCTGATGGAAAAGCCTGCGGGAACGGTTTTCATCTGAACAATTTTTGTTTTCAGACTTAAGGCAGGCTTCAGG
Above is a genomic segment from Desulfobotulus pelophilus containing:
- a CDS encoding hybrid sensor histidine kinase/response regulator: MNQEAETAALQRENRRLRRRIQKLEERYRMTLGSISEIYFETDTKGRLTFFNASLCAITGFSKSTLQGKIARDLCPRESARKLEAMFRTILEIGENRELLHIDILHKQGHSIPLEISLSAIRAQGNLDGFRGIARDIRSKRAMEKEKAMFQEQLQHAQKLEAIGTLAAGLAHDFNNLLMGIQGNVSLLLLHTEPESPSWQRLMKIETQVQYGADLTRKLLGFSRDHDYSPGPCDINALVEDTCLLFSRSRKNLEVRQTLAPGLPPVMADRAQISQALLYILINAATHAMPEGGRLFVETEAIFLESSFVQPYRLFPGDYVRILIRDTGKGMDGPTRKRIFEPFFTTLEKGQGTGLGLTSAFSIIKNHQGILSVESLPGQGCTFLIHLPSIRQNRRQPGQPNHRLTVLLVDDEAVIREVASELLQELGHTSLTASGGREGLALFDQHADIIDLVILDMVMPGMHGSEVLSALRTRAPGLPVLISSGYEPITAENPAHTRHCTGFIQKPFTLKSLEKTLAMLCSNTGTA